The Apis cerana isolate GH-2021 linkage group LG12, AcerK_1.0, whole genome shotgun sequence sequence tattattgcaaaaatatctttccattttccatataaattaatcaaatccaTATATCTTTGTGGAAGACTGTAATCATGCGAAtcaattgtttgaaaatataaaaattatttattgctgTAGAAAATATGCACGTTTACATTTATGCTATCTAACCATGACAGTTTCTTCATGGATATGAACACTTATGGGTAAAGGTTTCCTGAAGATTGGCTAAACAGACGAATAGAATCgtacaaacattttttttaaccatTTCTGtgataaagtattattattgtttacaaGATGGACAAGCAAACAATAGAGAATCAATAtctgaaaatcaataaattttttggccAATTAGTTGGTGTGTGGCCTTTTCAAGAAAGATTTATCAAGACTTGCATGCGATTTATTGTATCCGTCGTAATGCTTCTTGACCTTGCAACGCAggttttatattagattgtatcattatatatatcgttacatcacatcgatttttttttttagaaaaagaattaatatggagtaataaattatttacattatagatATCACGGGTAATAATGTTCTACAACTTCGATGTTTTTTCGGATCAAATACCATACTTGAACGCAGCAATTATTTGCTTATTCAAGGAATATAACTatgttttgaatgaaaataaagtgaaaaatctacagttttgtttatttcttcgtgattaatatcaataatcagtgttattaaaattgcagCTCAGAGAACTTCTAAATGACATCATATCCGATCGGTTGATAAAACGATCGAAGAAGGAGTTGGAGATTTTGGAATTGTATTCGAGAAAAGCAACAACGCTGTGCATTCTTTACAAAGGTGATcaacaaaaaatagaatttctcgTGTTACAAAAACCAAGCAAtgacaatgatttttaatacaaatacttttgaaaatagaagaaaatgagagaatcccttattaatattttcattccctCGCTGTTTCCTACATTTCTCcatctctatctttttttttctcttttttttactctacATTTAATCTTGTTTGGATTTAGTTATGGTATATACCTGCGCGTTCATGTTCCTCGTCATACCGACTATACCACCTATTCTGAACATCATCGCGCCTTTGAACGTATCACGAAGCCGTGAATTTATCTATCCAACCTATTATTTCGTAGACGagcagaaatattattatcccaTATTAATGCATATGATACTAGCGATATTGGTACTTTCTTCGGTATATCTGGCCTGCGATACAAATTTGGTACAAGTTGTGCATCATGGATGCGCCTTGTTAGCTATCAGTGGGTGAGTGTTAAGTAAAAATGCACagtttttttgtcttttatgTCTTTCAATTCATTACCATCTTTTCCATCATTGATTTCTCTGTACGATTTAGatgttaaaattacatttgattgaaaatttttaatgtttaatcaaTGAATACAACAGGTATCATTTCAAGCATGCAGTGGATGACGTAAAAATTTGCGACGAAAATTATATCACGCTAATGGATGAAACTTATACGAGAGTCAGACATTCCATAAAAGCCCACAGAACGGCCGTTGAGTTAGTATTGttgtatataattagtaatatgtATGTAAGTGTCGTGCATATCAATTCTTTTacatactttttattacaacGACATGCTAGATACGTGGATAAAATAGACGCCTGCCACATATATTACTTCTTACTTACCATAGGAATGATAGTATTAACTTTCACTGGTACTTTCGTGAAGGTAAGTTATACATCGTTCGTTAAAACTCACTTGCTATATAATCTAATGTATGTAGAACattaatgtatattgtattgtatgtaAAAGTGtcgtgaaacatttttattaattctagaaattaaaacaaacataaaagttgatatacaaatatattgatttgaatatgtttattaagttgtaatttcaattttcaattttaatttttttaaaaattaataatttacttttagattatacattgttataattataatttaatgaataagctaatcgatatttttatttaccgatattataaacatttttattgattcgaCACTTTAGAATTCTACatcttcgataaaataaacgatatatcaatatcttgtacatgaatttatattattctgattttaacatttgatattattttctaaatttagcTGTCGACCATGGAAATTGGGATTAGATTCTTCACGTTTTGTGCATACACTGTTGCTCAACTGactcatctttttttcttaacgatTATGGgacaatttcttataaatgctAACGAAGAAATTTTCAGAACAATGTAAGAATATTGTATGTATCCATTTATCAAAGTTAGgagagaaatttgaaataagttaaaaaaaagaataataataataataaaaaactgaaatgtcaaaattaatgttttaagatattatttgatttaatgtttatatcgtaggaaaatattatttattatttattatttgaattgaatttgagTGAAATTTACATTGTgtataattgtgaaatttaacaaacattctatttttaatttgatattgcatttcatataattacacaaataattcttttcataaattttacttattgtacaataaaatttcacgaatcaATTCACTATATTGTACACGTACAGATACGAAGCACATTGGTACAACGGTTCATCGAGAACGCAATCATTATACGTACTGGTACTTCGAAAATGCTTGACTTTTCCAAAACTGACAGGAGGAGGATTGATTACTTTGAATTTAGATAGTTTTGTACaggtaaattgttatttatatattttttttcttctataaaattagataaatattttaaagaaactaaCTTCTGATCAaatgatattgattaaatttttttttcagattttaaaaGCATCATTTTCTTATTACACTGTATTTAGatcttaataaatacaataataataacataaaaagtagaaaaatttctatatagatTCGATATTTGTTgctatttatacatataaaatagtatattagTTGTAGAACCAATTAGAATTagttatttatctaattatattttatgcataaaatatattcatatgttaTATAgtcttttgtcttttttttgtcttcgatgcaatataaataattattaaaaaatttatgattatgatttttGCAGGATCGATAGATTGGAATAAAGGAACTgtctgtaattttaaatacgtaataaaaagaataacaatattatatttttaatttttataatgaacaattttaatttaatttatagatattgataatatatatatatatagataatattatataatcattttttctctcatttagttttttaagatttttcgaatattaaatgtaatacattatctcaaaaaatagaaaatttatattacacatgcattcttattaataacaagATTGAAGTTTCtcttatatctaataaaaattaaaaaaatatatttaattcaattaaatttagttaCTCACCAGATAATATACCGACTATAGTtacgattataatattaagagggctccattattttgtttttaatatatatgtaacatataaaaattaacataaatccaacattcaatgaaatttttcattccaaaTTCTGAAATACATGATTTCGAATCCCatcttgattttattattagataagaAACTTATGTTTTACAAAATCACAATGTTTTATACAGATATCGACAATTTATTCTTCTGTAGATATTCTTCTATACACAAAATGAATGTTTCACTACGACAAAATATGGAGACCAATATTAGAAAGTGTAGCATCagtcattaatttttcatacacGTAGATTCACTCATCCACTTAGTTCGTACAAATTGTTATATCGTTAGGAACTGTTGCATTGAATTAAATCATCAAGTTAAATTgttcatattaatatacaattattcaattttcttattaagaaagaaaaaagaagatagaaaaaacCATTACTGTCACAGAGGAAACCTTTCCATTTTCCTTTCTAGTTATGAATTAATCAAGTCcatatatatctttgtaaaAGCGACTCAATCACGCGAATCAATTActtgaaaagataaaagaattatttaatgctGTCACTGTATCATAGAAAACGCGCGTTTATATTTAGATCGTTTGACCATAACAGTTTTCTTGTGGCCGTGAAAACTTATGGATCTGGCCTAATTGACCGAAGATAAAATCATTGAAACAGGAATAGttgtattcaattatttttcgataattctatgataaattatcgtttattaaaCATGGACAAGCGAATAATAGAGGATCAATAtctgaaaatcaataaattttttggacAGCTAGTTGGTGTGTGGCCTTATCAGCAAAGATTCATCAAGTTTTGCATAAGATTCATTACATCTGTTATAGTGGTTCTTACTCTTTCAGCACAggtattgttattaataatttatttatattagatcatttatgagtaattttaaaaaagttattaaaattaaattaggatTTGTCAAACATTTATGTCATTTcctaaatgaaaattcttgaCAACAATTTtgacaataaattattgtcattTATGATACTTCACAGTAttaacattgaataataattttttttttgcattagaTATCAcgggtaataaaattttatagtttagaCGTTTTATCAGATCAATTGCCATATCTGGACGTAGGATTCGTCCTCTTATTCAAACAGTACAATTATATCCTAAACGAGGATAAGgtgaaaatttgcaattttatttattctacaaTCCTTAGGATAATTATCAGTGTCGTTAAAATCGCAGCTCAGAGAacttttgaatgaaattatatccGATCGATTGATAAAACGATCGAAGGAAGAGTTAGAGATTTTGGAAATCTACTTAAAAAGAGCAAGAGTGCTTTCTACTGTTTACGAAggtaatgaagaaaaaataaatttttttaaattgtaaaaattgatatcataAGATTCAGTAATAACATATACGACTTTTAATACGAATATAGAAAACAGTGAGAAAAtccaattaagaaaaaacgtCTATAAAATGTGAAACACAATtgtgtttcatatatatttaattctgattatctatgtatattaaaaaattataatatcttatattgaatatgcaatttataaaagatttttatttttaatttattataaaaaaatttaatattttaatatatcaaaatttgatgaaaaataatttgaagcgttgaagaaaatattcgaaaaaataagtgttctttatttttataatttttaaatatataataattttccaatccaTCTTCTCTTgcaagttattaaatattaatttattcgctCTTTCATACGTTTCTCATCaatgttttcttatatttattcatttcgttctatattttattcacttcGAGTTCAGTTAGTATATTTTTCTGCGGCTTCATGTTCCTTCTTATACCAAGTATACCACCTATTTTGAACATCATCTCGCCCTTGAACGAGTCACGTGGCCGCGAACTAATCTATCcatcttattattttgtggacgaagagaaatattattatcccaTATTAATGCACATGATAGCAGTTGCGTTAATACTCACTTCAGTATACGTAGCCTGCGATACGTATTTGGTTTACATTGTACATCATGGATGCGCCTTGTTAGCTATCAGCGGGTGAGTATTCGTTAACCGTTCTTTATATTCCTCATATCCCACAATTTGTTAGATATCGCGCTGAAAGATTACGTTTCGACTTGAGAATTTTGACTGTAATCAATGAAAATGAACGTAGGTATCGTTTCAAGCACGCGGTGGATGACATAAAGCTTCGTGGAGGAGATTATATTGACCCGTTAACGGATGAAACTTACACGAGAGTCAGACAGTCCATTAAAGCCCACAAAACAGCCGTTGAGTTAGTATTGTTGCAgttagtaatataaatatcaactaCGTACCaactattttatacatattttttattacgatcTACGTGCAAAGATACGTGGATAAAATAGACGCCTGCCACATACATTACTTCTTACTTATCATAGGAATGATAGTATTAGCTTTCACCGGTACTTTCGTAAAGGCAAGTTTAAGACTCATACATATACAGAATCATGTACAtggtgttttatatataaataaagatggaatatttttgaaagatcgaTTGTAGAAGctaaaacgaatataaaagttgatattcaaaattgattaaattataagttttattgaaaattcgcGTTGGATGAAGCGAGATGAAAAATAGGGAGAGAGGAGTACACTATATTAACTTTTGCTTGTTTTCGCTTCTACAATCAATTCTCCaaggatatattaatatgtatacgaATTTTATGTACAGTActgttgtaatttaattacagtTGTCATCGATGGAAGTGAATGTTAGGTTTTTCACGTTCTGTGCATTCACTGTTGGCCAGTTGACACATctgttttttttaacgatcatGGGACAATTTCTGATAAATGCCAAcgacgaaattttcaaaacaatgtGAGATTGATATTACATGTATCGAAAATGtcaaatatgaagaaaattattatttatcgttattgcatttggataaaattatatattgaaattcaagcaacattttattttcttttacttttttaatcaaagaaaatattatcgtgCAATAGAATTTCGCGATTCATTACACTCTGTTTATGTATAGATATGAAGCACATTGGTATAATGGTTCGTCGAGAACGCAATCATTGTACATACTGGTACTTCGAAAATGTTTGAGCCCGCCAAAATTGACAGGAGGAGGATTGGTTGCTTTGAATTTGGACAGCTTTTTACAGGTGaaccgatatttttttttacataaaattggataaatatttaaaaaaaaagcaacttCCGATTAAGTATAACATTGATTGAATTCTTTCCAGATCTTAAAAGCGTCATTTTCATACTACACTGTATTTAgatcataataaattgataaaataaaatgatagaaagtaaaaaattcgaatttgttaatatttattaatgttgtgCAAATTAATCGGTAAGACAATGTATTTGTTACGTCATATCCCCAATGGGATTATTTGTTGTTGTTATgcctaaaatatattcaaatgttaAACAGCAAGATGtgatattttcgttttcttttctttttttgctttcaATACTGTTTTTATcggtgaaaaatattatgtgaaaaatagcaaaattatgattattattattgatcagtgagagattaataataagttataattaacaaattaaaaattatatatgtctGTTTTTTTATGcctagtaaaaatatattcaatttatttgtatttagttatttatagataatatatcgaCAATAGTTATAGCTATCATTTTGAGAGCTATCACTATctgattgtaaaatattaaattttatgtctaTTTGAATGATGATTTAATGATTCTTcttgtagaataatttttaatataatttaaattattatttacgtaataaagaatttattttcacaatattttcaatagattaattcattcaatagataattcaaaaatattaatatacaatacattttttagaaatagtttttaaaaataataatattaattctttttgtaattgtatatgataaaaattatatataatattcttttttaaaggttTTAgaggtataaataattaatatcaaagcaataaaaaagattcgtgtatatgaaattaaacaattcaatcttcaaataatttcatgataataaataaaaagacaaaaactcaacgtattgaaatttaaattataattaattattaataaataaaacttagcaaatcataaattatagaagttatcgataaaaaattcttttgtacaatatttacaaattatataaacga is a genomic window containing:
- the LOC107995551 gene encoding uncharacterized protein LOC107995551 isoform X1; protein product: MDKQTIENQYLKINKFFGQLVGVWPFQERFIKTCMRFIVSVVMLLDLATQISRVIMFYNFDVFSDQIPYLNAAIICLFKEYNYVLNENKLRELLNDIISDRLIKRSKKELEILELYSRKATTLCILYKVMVYTCAFMFLVIPTIPPILNIIAPLNVSRSREFIYPTYYFVDEQKYYYPILMHMILAILVLSSVYLACDTNLVQVVHHGCALLAISGYHFKHAVDDVKICDENYITLMDETYTRVRHSIKAHRTAVEYVDKIDACHIYYFLLTIGMIVLTFTGTFVKLSTMEIGIRFFTFCAYTVAQLTHLFFLTIMGQFLINANEEIFRTIYEAHWYNGSSRTQSLYVLVLRKCLTFPKLTGGGLITLNLDSFVQILKASFSYYTVFRS
- the LOC107995551 gene encoding uncharacterized protein LOC107995551 isoform X2, with product MDKQTIENQYLKINKFFGQLVGVWPFQERFIKTCMRFIVSVVMLLDLATQISRVIMFYNFDVFSDQIPYLNAAIICLFKEYNYVLNENKLRELLNDIISDRLIKRSKKELEILELYSRKATTLCILYKDEQKYYYPILMHMILAILVLSSVYLACDTNLVQVVHHGCALLAISGYHFKHAVDDVKICDENYITLMDETYTRVRHSIKAHRTAVEYVDKIDACHIYYFLLTIGMIVLTFTGTFVKLSTMEIGIRFFTFCAYTVAQLTHLFFLTIMGQFLINANEEIFRTIYEAHWYNGSSRTQSLYVLVLRKCLTFPKLTGGGLITLNLDSFVQILKASFSYYTVFRS